From the Spodoptera frugiperda isolate SF20-4 chromosome 16, AGI-APGP_CSIRO_Sfru_2.0, whole genome shotgun sequence genome, one window contains:
- the LOC118280580 gene encoding uncharacterized protein LOC118280580 → MLDKTILGGSWESVVSRDDYEIDYNQSPRGSPLKDTSNIQDEPGYCISRHNPNKTFRRESVIASWKSLKKERELALGKRFIYVDADSYQDYYGRNKVKRCKSERTPTAPNKVPKKVKRTYSVLYRYDPSEEKVVKEYKYQLPKENEPVSHPVMQKSYSEPFLRSETSQKKKVKRSFTTLLNIKTKFLNIFTSKS, encoded by the coding sequence GTGTCGAGAGACGACTACGAGATTGACTACAACCAGAGCCCGAGAGGGTCTCCTTTGAAGGATACATCCAACATCCAAGATGAGCCTGGCTACTGCATCAGCCGTCACAACCCCAACAAGACCTTCCGCCGTGAGTCAGTCATCGCCTCATGGAAGAGTCTGAAGAAGGAGAGGGAGCTAGCTTTGGGGAAGCGGTTCATCTATGTGGACGCTGACAGTTACCAGGATTATTACGGCAGGAACAAGGTCAAGCGTTGCAAGAGTGAGAGGACGCCTACCGCTCCAAACAAGGTGCCAAAGAAAGTCAAGCGCACATACTCTGTTCTGTACAGGTATGATCCGTCTGAAGAGAAAGTGGTGAAGGAGTACAAGTATCAGCTTCCTAAGGAGAATGAGCCTGTAAGCCACCCAGTGATGCAGAAGTCCTACTCCGAACCCTTCTTAAGGTCGGAAACTTCACAGAAGAAGAAGGTCAAGAGGTCTTTCACAACACTGTTGAACATCAAGACAAAGTTCTTGAACATTTTCACCTCGAAGAGTTAA